A section of the Rhodothermales bacterium genome encodes:
- a CDS encoding Ig-like domain-containing protein, with the protein MRFATLFFCAAAFAGTALGQVVPPDTTRLIAVADAFVVKIDSSLAVGGNGLLSNDDIAGTDSVFAVLVTPPANGSLAIERTGAFTYTPATGFTGTDTFTYLVQTVPIQEIAINPDLSTLLLNARVSTIIGSDTDEVETPVGGTLQFFIEPNLPPYTGIHLVKMDLSLAEAVDLEFRFGGLIALGRLFVAADSGGIRLVINEPGPATGITDGDFMQSGNKVGVLGDVQLEGTGLLASQVPDDPQVFDTETDLDLSGRVFLADAEQLTIELPVAVADTVELSGTGIELSLSGTVTGAETLRVPQLSNVATVTVFVDPRTSTGIEEGLPATYALEQNYPNPFNPVTRIVYSLAQSGAVQITVFDVLGRQVATPVDGSAPAGRHEVEFDAAHLPSGLYLYRITAGAFTATRTMVVMK; encoded by the coding sequence ATGCGTTTCGCTACCCTCTTCTTTTGTGCTGCCGCGTTCGCCGGCACGGCCCTGGGCCAGGTGGTCCCGCCCGACACGACGCGTCTCATCGCTGTCGCAGATGCCTTTGTAGTCAAGATAGACAGTAGTCTCGCGGTAGGCGGCAACGGACTGCTTTCGAACGACGACATCGCCGGCACGGACTCCGTCTTTGCGGTTCTGGTGACTCCGCCGGCGAATGGCTCGCTTGCGATCGAGCGCACGGGCGCCTTCACCTACACGCCCGCGACCGGCTTTACCGGCACCGACACGTTCACGTACCTCGTGCAGACCGTGCCCATCCAGGAAATCGCCATCAATCCGGACCTGTCGACGCTCCTGCTGAACGCACGGGTGAGCACTATCATCGGGTCGGATACGGATGAGGTGGAAACGCCTGTCGGCGGGACGTTGCAGTTCTTCATCGAACCCAATCTACCGCCGTATACCGGCATCCACCTGGTCAAAATGGACCTGTCTCTCGCGGAAGCAGTGGATCTGGAATTTCGTTTCGGCGGGCTGATCGCACTTGGCAGGCTCTTCGTGGCGGCGGATTCTGGAGGGATTCGCCTGGTCATCAACGAGCCGGGTCCGGCTACAGGGATCACCGATGGAGACTTCATGCAGTCCGGCAACAAGGTGGGCGTGCTCGGAGATGTCCAACTCGAGGGGACGGGCCTCCTCGCGAGCCAGGTGCCGGACGACCCCCAGGTCTTTGATACGGAGACGGACCTGGACCTCAGCGGTCGGGTATTCCTCGCCGACGCGGAGCAGCTCACCATCGAACTGCCGGTCGCCGTGGCGGATACGGTTGAACTCAGCGGCACCGGCATCGAGCTGTCGCTTTCTGGCACAGTAACCGGGGCCGAGACGTTGCGTGTGCCGCAGCTATCCAACGTCGCCACGGTGACGGTATTTGTGGACCCGCGCACGTCGACAGGTATCGAAGAGGGGCTGCCGGCTACCTACGCACTCGAACAAAACTACCCGAACCCGTTCAACCCCGTCACCCGGATCGTCTACTCGCTCGCCCAGTCCGGCGCCGTGCAGATCACGGTGTTTGATGTGCTGGGCCGCCAGGTGGCGACTCCGGTAGACGGCTCTGCGCCGGCCGGACGCCATGAGGTGGAATTCGACGCCGCTCATCTGCCCAGCGGGCTCTACCTGTACCGCA
- a CDS encoding DUF92 domain-containing protein codes for MEGSSWLWMAAAALPGGFLAYRLHLLSASGAIAATAFGCCLLILGDARWLMLALAFFIPSSALSKLGRRRKSAAEARVEKGSRRDAGQVLANGGAAWAALGLHALWAGEVWALGFAGALAAAAADTWATEIGGLARSTPRMITTGRPVPPGTSGGVTLLGCAASLAGALFIALMAMALGLATGWGVPVVAVAGVLGSLTDSVVGATLQALYRDVQGSMTERAEMAGQPNELIRGVAWMTNDAVNLAATVVGLATAAALGWWIAV; via the coding sequence ATGGAAGGATCATCATGGCTCTGGATGGCCGCGGCGGCGTTGCCCGGGGGGTTCCTGGCCTATCGGTTACACCTCCTTTCTGCCTCCGGGGCGATCGCGGCGACGGCCTTTGGGTGTTGCCTCCTGATTCTGGGTGATGCGCGCTGGCTCATGCTGGCTCTGGCCTTTTTTATCCCATCGAGCGCCCTCTCGAAGCTGGGTCGCCGGCGCAAGTCGGCCGCCGAGGCGCGGGTGGAGAAGGGGAGCCGGCGCGACGCCGGCCAGGTGCTGGCGAACGGTGGGGCGGCCTGGGCGGCGCTGGGTCTCCATGCGCTGTGGGCAGGCGAGGTCTGGGCGCTGGGCTTCGCGGGCGCCCTTGCCGCCGCTGCCGCCGATACATGGGCCACCGAAATCGGTGGCTTGGCGCGTTCCACACCGCGTATGATCACGACGGGCCGGCCCGTGCCGCCCGGCACCTCCGGCGGCGTGACGCTTCTCGGCTGTGCGGCCTCCCTTGCCGGGGCGCTGTTCATCGCTCTCATGGCGATGGCGCTCGGGCTCGCGACCGGCTGGGGCGTGCCGGTGGTGGCCGTTGCGGGGGTATTGGGATCGCTGACGGACAGCGTCGTCGGCGCGACGCTTCAGGCGCTCTACAGGGATGTGCAGGGGAGCATGACCGAGCGCGCCGAGATGGCGGGCCAGCCGAATGAACTGATACGCGGTGTGGCGTGGATGACGAACGACGCCGTCAATCTGGCGGCGACGGTCGTCGGGCTGGCGACGGCTGCGGCGTTGGGATGGTGGATAGCGGTATGA